Genomic window (Drosophila albomicans strain 15112-1751.03 chromosome X, ASM965048v2, whole genome shotgun sequence):
ATTGAACTTTAGTACGGAGTAATAAGAAATGAGTACCGAGTAACTAAGTGTTATAAAAGATGAAATAAAGCTGCAGTAGAAGCTATGAATATCTCTAAAATAAGCAGAAGTTATTAAAGGGTAACTGGGCACGCTTTTTAGCAGCTTAACAGCCTAACCAGAATTTAGTACAGGATAAGTAGAACTTAGTACAGCTTAACTAAGAGCTGAAGCATGGTACTAAAGCAGGGAAATGATTGTAGTGCGATTAAACAGCGCAATAGCCGTGAGAAACTCACCCAGTTGGGTGTCCATCTCATCAGAGACACGCTTGGCCACCGACATGGCGGCCACACGACGCGGCTGCGTGCAACCGATCATGCCGCTCTTGCTGTAGCCATCCTCATGCAGATACTGGGTCAACTGTGTCGTCTTCCCGCTGCCCGTCTCGCCGACAATGATGACCACCGAATTCTCGCGTATCACATTCAAGAGCTCCTGCCGTGAGGCAAACACGGGCAGAAAGCGACGCTGCTCCCCAATGGTTTTCTTGCGCGAGAATTCCGATTTGCCGCCTCCCGATTTGTGATCCTGCATGTCGCGCATGTGATCGGCAAACTTTTGATCTTTGCGATAATCGGCCGTATCGTTATCCTTGTCGTATTTGGCATCGTCCTCGTCCTGCGGCTGCTGCACACCCATGATGTTGCCCAGCTTGGTACCACCGAGTTCCCAGTGCTTCTTTTGCGCCTTGCGACGCTCCTTTTGCTCGCGATAATTGCGCACCAAGGCGCTGCCCTTGCGTGCCAACAGCGCCATGTCCGAGGTGGGATCCTTGACCGGCACCACCGGCTCCGGTTGCTTCGTGAACACAATGCGCCCGTCGAGAAATGGCGGCACTATGTGATGCACCAGCAGATGCACTCGTTCCAGCGCCTCCTCATCGAAGTCGTCGCTCACATTGATCGAGGTGACAACGCCCGAGGTCAACATGCGATTGCGTTCCCACAGCTCGTTGTCGCGATTATTCTGTCGCTGCTGGGCGCTGATGCGTTTCTTGCGCTTCTGCTCCAGCTGCTCCTCGCGTCGCTGGAAGTAATCGGCATTGCTGCCGCCAAACGGATTGTTCTCCTCGTCGTAGCCCTCATCGATGTTGTACCATTCGCGATCCAAACGCCGTTGCTCCTCCTCCCACAGATCCCGTGACTCGGCATCGCCGGACCAGGCGGGTGTCGCTCCACTACGCTTGCGATCGTGTGCCCATTGATTGTAGCGATGTGCGGGTGTTGCACGCGTCGTGTCATCCGTCTGCTGGCCACGACGACTGCTTGGCGGGGGACGCGAGCGACTGTGACTGCGCTCGGAGCGACTCcaatcgctgctgctgccgtagCCGGAACGTGGGGTGGGCAAATCCCAGTCCGATTTGATGCCCGTTTGATGATCGTCGTCATCCCAGGAGCTGTTGGAGACCCCACCGCCGCCGGTGGTGCTGCCTGGCGTCCCCGGCTCGCTGCGCACGGACACGGAGCGATCTCGATGCCTGTCGCGTCGCCTATCCTGATCGCGTGCTCGCTTGCGTCGCTCATCGCCGCGTCGCTGCCGTTCACGCTCCCGTTCGCGATCCCGGTCACGATCCCGTTCTCGCTCTCGATCACGGTCGCGATCACGATCTCTCTCCCGGTCACGTCCATCGCCACCTTTGTGCCGTTCGCGATCACGCTGAATGTGTTCGCGCAGACGTTCGCGTGCCTTCTCCGAGACGCCGCCAGTGTGCGAGGGCGTCTCGTCTTTGTGCTCGCGCAGCTGGCGACTCAGTTTCTCAAAGCTTTTGGTATCGGGTTTCTTGAATGCAAACTCACTGACATTGACAGAGGAATTGGGTGTGCTGGGAGTGTGTTGGCCATCATCGTACTCGGTGTCCTTGAAGCTAATCAGACGTTCGTTGCGCGCCTTTTCCGCTCGACGTTTGGCCGCCAATTTGTCCAGGCCCAGCAACGATGCTTGCGGCACTTTGAAACTGCCGCCACTAGCGTCCTTACTGCCCCCACCGCTGTCCTTGGACTTCTTGATGACGAGGCCGCCGCGTGCTGGCTGGCCGGCGGTGCCCTCCAGGCGATGCACGCCCGCCTCATCCTCGGACATTGCAAATATTGTACGagttttcttcttgtttttggcTATTAAAAACGTTTCGTGCGCGTTTCACAATAGTGGTggtaaaactataaaattgcGCTATCGTTGCACTCCACTAGTTGCCAGCTATCGACATACATCGAAGCACATCGATAGCACTTTGATTTACGTACAGGCGCCAATAAAATTGCAACTTGCacaatataaacatttttggtgtttcttctgttgttgtgcattttaattactatttatattatgcTAAGCTGTCGATAACATTTGCTTTTGAATTGTACAGCGCAGCTGTTTAGACCAAAATTATCTGGCAGCTCTCGCCAATGGCTGCGAAAATCTGTTGAATTATTCGCGAGCTCTGAAAACAAGTAAAGCttataattttaactttttatacaGGCTGCTGTGTTTTGTATGCCAGTCTttctggcaaaaaaaaaacaactgctTCTCAATATGCGTTATTCACATTAgacgttattattattgtttgtgttgtgcgCCTTTAAATTGCCCAACGCAGTTATTGTTCCGTTGTGCAGCAAAACCATCTGGCAACGCTCACTAATGTCGGCGAAAGTAAAACAGCGCAAAGCTTAGCTTAATTGAGTTCAAccgtttatttaaattgctttacaACTTATTAGTCTTTGCTCTCCGCTTTCTCCGGCACCGTTTGCGTTATCCAATTCAGATAGGGCAGATTGCCAGCCTGGATGGGCAGCGATATTACCTCGGCGACGCTGTATGGATGATTCTCACGCACAAATTTGCTCAGCTCATCAATGCGTGTTGAGCGTCTTAATCATCATCAAATATTCGTTATCCTCGTTGACCTTGCCCTCCCACATGTAGATTGATTCGATTTGTGGCATTATATTCACACAGGCGGCCAGTTTGCGCTCGATAATGCCATGGGCCAATTTCTTGGCCGACTCTTTGTCTGGTGTGGTGACAAATGCCACCGAACTGGTGCCGGGTGTATAGGTTTCATCGGCCATTTTACTGCTGGGATTCTTGATGCCAAAGGaagttgctgatgctgatgaagTGTTTGTCGCAAAGGCCGAGCGGCTTGTGAGAGCaactgtggctgtggcaacgAGTAATAAATTTCGAGTAAATTGCCAACGGAAGGGCAGCGAACTTGCGCGTCCCAGATACTGCATTAAATGCACTTTGCTCCGCACTCGAATTGAATTgcgcaaatgaaaacaataacaactgacGTACTAAAGCTGTGAACACATCGCCGGcactatcgatatatcgatttCATTCGAGCAGCtacgatgttgttgttttgtttacaagtgtggcagcacaaaaaaaaaaattattaataattgccCAATTACGATTGCGttattaaatgatattttccCCTGTAGctttatactaaataaataaaatgaaataaatgtgaatattGTTTTCGTAAAACGTCAAATCGATAACACTACGCTTGATATCGATAGCCTGCTATTTAAGTTAAGCGCCAAGAAAACTCAATTTTgaaagttttaatttgtttaaaatatctaTTCTTTACATAAAGTAgttatagtatgtatatttatgaaaaaaacatattatttttaagttgcCTTAAATTGTCTGtgtgtaaaatgcaaaataaaaaaaaatttgttattttatattttatagtatgtaataataatagttctGCTTTTTTACTTAAACTAAACTAATGAATTGGGGattcttttgtgtgtttgttataCTTATAATTCTTAATATTTGCTCTCTTGCTCTGATTTACGTGATTTTTCCCAAGAGGCTTTTGCTACGTTCGCTTTTTGCCGCATTCTAATTTGTACGAGCTAATTTACAATCGTAAAGATCcagctgttttattttctttctttatgtgtgttttgtcCAGTTGCAGTTCCATTTTCATGTCCTAGTCCGTTTCATGCTTTTCCGATTCTTGTTTGGCTGCAGCCGCATCGCcgctcgctgctgttgctgtaattGCTGGCGGCGGCGCAGCGGCAACTGTTGATGCTGTGCTTGCCACAGCTGttggcggcggctgctgctgcagttgttgcggTGGCATTGCATGTGGTTGCTGTGACTGCGcttgtggttgctgtggctgcggtggttgctgctgctgttgtccacTGTAGACCGCGCCAGCTGCTGCCTCATGCATCAAACCTGGCggcggctgttgctgttgttgctgcggtggtggttgctgctgctgctgttgtggtggtggctgctgctgctgttgtggttgctgctgtgcggCACCTGGTGGCGCATTGCCTGCCGCACCGGCATGCTCGCGGGCATAGTGCAACTGGGCGTACGGTTGATAGGCTTGCAGATGCGGATAATACGGCTGGCGGGACAACGGACCGTGGCCATACTGCGGCTGATAGTAGTGTGTGTGGCCGGCATGCGCGCCTCCAGGTCCGGGGCCACCATAGTTGGCATAGCCCATGTGTGgcagcggtggcggtggcagaCCCGGCATGCCACCGGGTGGCGGTGGCGtcggttgttgctgctgctgttgtggcggttgctgttgctgcggtgcCAGATGCGGTGGCATGTGCGgatgcgctgctgctgctggcggcgGCCCTGGCACCACATGCGCATGTGGATGTAACTGTGGCGCTGCTGTTGGCGGCTGTTGCaactgtggttgctgttgttgttgctgcagctgatgcTGTGGCGGcggtgttgttgctggcgcttcattcaatgctgctgctgcaggcgctgttgttgttgctgacggCGCAGTTGCTGGTGCTGGTGGCGTTGCTGCTATTGGCGCCGATGTTGGTGTCACTGCCTTGCCTGGCACCGTGGTCACCGATGTCACCAACACGGGCGTCTTGCTGGGCTCCTTCAGGGGCTCACCGCcaatggccatggccatgggCAGGTCCAGTTTATCATGCTTCAtgggtggcggtggtggtggcacCGATGGCTTGGGCGGCGGCTCAATGTCCATGGGCTCCGGATCCGTTTTGCTCGCCAGCTCGTGCACAGGCGGCTGCTGTGGTGGCTGCGCTGGCGTTGGTTGCGACGGTGGCGGCTGAGTTGGTGCTGTTGCCACAGCGGTCGCTGTTGGTGggactgcagctgctgctgctgctccggcTGCCGTTACTCCTGCTCCGGGTGGTGTTGTTTTAAGCGGCTCTGCTTTGGCGCCCGCAGCTGGTGTCGCCTCATTGGCCGGCTGCGGTTGCGGGGGCTGTGGTGGCTGTTGTTCCTCCTTGCTTCGATTGGGCGCCTCCTCCAGCCGCTGACGATCCCGCCGTATGTCTTCGTACATGCGATGCACCATCTTCTGGAATGTCTCTTCGTCCACGGCCGGTTTGCAGTGACGCTTCAGCTCCTCTTGAAAAGCATCGCTCGACTCCAGCATGCGTTGCTTTTTCGCCTCGAATTTCTCCTCCATTTGCTGCAATTCCGCCTCCAACTTGGTCTGATGCATCGTTAACGAGCTGACCTGACGCTTTAGCACTTGCATTCGCTGTGTGGTCACCACGGAACGCACATCGGGCACCACAGCTTCGGAAAAGATCTCGTTGATTAGCCGATGATTGCGCAAATAACGTGCATAGGCCATGTGCTTGGCCGTATAGCCCTCATCCacatcatcctcatcctcgGCGGGCTGAATGTCAATGCGACGCTCGTGCTGACttttgctgccgccgccacGTGAAGGCGTCTCATGGACATCGGCCACCTCGGATTTGACCTTCGATTTGGCCGAGATGTAAGCCTGGTAGGCGGGCGTCTGATGATACGCCTTGAGGGCCTTCTCATACTCCAGCTTCTCAGCCTCGTACTCATCGATGAATTCCATTTTCTCTTCTTCGCTTAGTTGCTTCCACATGGCGCCAATCTTTTTGCCAAGTTCCCACAGCTTGAGTTCGGGGTGTTGCGCCTTGACGCTGTCCCAAACACGCTTGGAATACCGCATATAGGGCAAAATGGGTTTCTCTGGCGGCTTTGGTGGCTTGGGCAGACGTGATTCGTTCTGTTGCTTGCTGCTCGACGATTTGGTGACTTTCTGTGGCGTAAACGCTGGATTGCCATAATTGCTGTGCGTAAATATGGGCGTTTGATCCTTATTGCGGTCGGCTCCACCGCCGCCACCAGATGAACGCGAACGACTGCTGCCAcctccaccaccaccgccgcctccTCCACCACCTCCGCCGCCACCTCCACTGCCGCCTCCTCCACCACCAATGCCGCCGCCAACGACGCCGGCTCCACTTGGCACTAACGAAGTTACCGGTCCAACGGCGATTTGCTTGTAGTTGCTCGGCAGCGCCATGTTCATTAACATATAGGCAGTAAAATGTGCAGTCTTCTTCGTAAGCAActcaaataacaacaacaattatattatattattatgtgtttagaaaaaaattaaaatcatataaattcACGCGGACGCCATTGATGGGTTTTTTCTCTATACTGAAAATTAGAGATGGTAGTTGACGCGTCACAACAACAGTCGAGCTCCGATAAATTTGCGGTGTTGTGCAACACTGACATTCGCGCACATTCAGTTCAGATAGTGCGCTGAATTTTTtcactataaaatatattgccaTTTATTGTCGACAAATTTACGGAaaagaacaatttttatcaCATAAAATCTATCTTTTAGTATTatcatataattttattattggaaCAAGCCCAATAAGGCATTTAtcacataaaaatttaatttctcaaattaatttaaatgtattcaagtaaaatatttcgtatattatttcatttggcGTATATTGTACTTATATATCTAATTTGTTGTAAAACAAagtattttgtaaaaattaaattaacaatgtTTTGCTATCGATTTACTGTTAGCAAGATTTCTTCATATGACAGTCCGGTAACTCTATCGATACCTCAGCTGGCAACGCCGCATCGTGCTAggcacaaataacaaaaacaaaacagtgctCAGCTATAAACTGCAAaggaaataaacaaaaattatgaatgtgGCACGCAGGTTAATACGCGTGGCACACATCTTGCGgcgcagcagccacaactACAAACATGCACTTGCCGCAACACAATCTATAAACTATGTCGGCACAATAGCCGCAATCAACAAAAGTGTAGTTCCAACAAGCTGTCGTTTCTATAGCCAGCAGAAAACAGAGGAAACTGTTGATGCCACAGCCGAGCTGGACAGTGCCACCTATGAACGTGTATGCGCCGAGACGTTGGACGCCCTCTCCGATTACTTTGATGAGCTGACAGAGAACGCTAGCGATTTAATTGGCACAGATGTGGCCTATGGCGTGAGTACTCTACAGAGAAATGCGATTACATCatataattgcaaataatttggcAGGATGGCGTCTTGACTGTGAATCTGGGACAGACACATGGCACCTATGTGATCAATCGTCAGACGCCCAACAAACAGATTTGGCTCAGTTCACCGACAAGCGGCCCAAAGCGTTTCGATTACGTTGCCGGCAAATGGATCTACAAACATAGCGGCGAATCTTTGCATCAACTGTTGCAACTGGAGATTGGAAAGATCATTAAGAAGCAGCCGGTGGACTTTATGCAATTGCCTTACTGTAGCTGAAAGCTGAAAATTTGTTCCAAGGcaacaatataaatacaaattactaTACATAGTTTATACACTCGCTTGTGTGATGCTGCCGTTCTTTATTGCtaatttcaaacatttatttcactCGATATCATACATAGATATTTAGTATGTGTAGCTTATTCAGTTCCAGTTGCGgctagaaaaaaaaaacttaacaatacttttatatgtatgcaaaaaaaagtataatcaAATAATGAGAGTTGCAAGTTAAGTTTTAGTGATGTCCGCCAAAcatgttgttgccgctgttgttgttattgttgtaagATGATTGCTGTGGCATGTAGTTCTGCTGCTGTGACATGTTGTTGTATGCCCCATTATTGGCCCAGGGATTAATGGCAGCACCGCCATAAGCCGGAtgctgcatttgctgctgtcCATAGGCATTGAAATTGTTCATGCTGTAGCCACCgggcggttgttgttgctgctgttgcatgtttTGATAGGAATTAGCAGGATTGCTGGCAGGAGATAAAGGCTGTTGCTGATCGCCATCAAAGTCATAAAAACGATCACCTGGAAAACAAGGACGCTTATTGCTCCCAAACGATTGCTGCGGCatctgtcgctgctgctgctgttgttgttgttgctgctgctgttgtgactTGTTTGCCTgatggctgctgttgttggtcagCGTGCCCATCAGATTGGCAATGATATTTTCGGTATCCTTGAGCGATATCTTTGCTGATGCCGCCGGCTTAAATGTCAAGGCATTCGCTGCCGATGGCAATCCACCAATTTGATTGAGGCCACTTGTCGAtgtcttattgttgttgttgctgccgttgttgttgttggtgttgctgttgttgccgctgagCAACGTGgactttttgccattggcattcGTGTCGTTTGCCTTCTTGATCAGATCACCGAATTCATAATCATCATCTTCGTCATCTTCATCTAGCGTAAAGTTGCGCATCGGCAACTTGCTAgcagatgttgttgctgtcgctgttgttgttcccaGCTGCTGGTCGCCGCTCTTGCGTCGCATTGCGTCCAAGGAATTGGCTGTGGTCTTGCGTGTGCCACCAGCTGCAGTCGCAGAGGCAGCAGCGGGTCGCACATTGGCCACGACACGCGACAGATAATCACTGCAGGATTCGCCGTCGCTGCTCAGCTCGGCCACATTCACGTATTTGCGTAAACGCTCGACACGCGCCGGCTCCAAGACCTCCAGCTTCCGCAGATGGCTGACCAGATGCACTTGCTCCTCGTTCGACAGGAATTTAAAGTTCTGCAGCAATGTTTGCAAATCGGAATCGGTTAACGATTCCATACCATTGCTGGATTCGTTAACAAagttctgttgctgctgctgctgttgctgctgttgttgttgttgctgctgctgttgcagctgatCGTTACTGTTGTCCTTGGCAGCAAAATGATTTTCCACCTCTTGGATCAGAGCTTTCAAATCAATATTATCCTGATTGCAAATGGGCTCCGAATCGAGCGACATATTCAAACCTAAGCGTGTAACCGCTTCGCTGAAGTTCAAGCCGCTATTAAGGCTGCGATCCGTTTGACGGCGTGCGTGATGCGTCTTCGCAAGCAGCGTGAAAAAGTGCAGCAAACGATTCATATCATCGACACTCACATCATCCACACCGTTCACAATCAATGCGTTGGCCAGCTTCGATGACACCAATTGTCTGTCGTAGGGCAGCTGATAGTCCCTCGAACTCTTCTTGGCCAAGTCGACGCCATGCCTGCCGGCATCCGCTTGTGGGCCAGTCTCCTTCACATCTGCAAGCAAAGGCGTTTTGGGGGAGTCGAGTAAAAAGGCgtgattaattaaatttgattaaaccGTTTTCAACTAAATCTGATAAATGTTGCATTCAACAGGCGTTGTTATACATACggaaaataaatgtacagCATATTGTCGATAATTGccattacatttatttgcacatCTCGGATAATTGCCAAACAAGATTTTATGTAAGTCGAAATGGTTTGACATTTCACACATTTGACAACAATTTTACATcacattatatttaaatgcattgcacATAAGTGCAACTATAGAattattgcattaattttgAGGCAATCGGGTTTATAAAGGTTTAATTTAATGCTCAAACATTATTAAGTTATTCCACttaacgaaaataaaatataattttttttctggaAATTTCACATTACAcattattgcaattttgttttttttttcttaagtgTGCAATTATCGGCATTATGCTGTAActacaaactacaaaaattaCATACAGCTTTTACCCAGGGCTCGACGATGATTCGACAGGTCACTTGAAAACAGGGAATTAACCATATAATTGTACTTTAACATTttcccttttattttttcgtttttctcatacttcgattttctttttttttcatttttatcaaCACTTTGTGCGCACTAAAACTATTCTGATGTAGCTCAGCGAGAACCCAAAACTACGAACTCGATCATCCGATTACGATCTCGATCTCGATCCCGTaaccaaatcaatattaaatttaatttaataattgttttggTTTGATAATGAAACTACAAATCTAAAAGATTTGAGTACagcaaacaattgaaaaatcatttgcttcatatgtacatatattacaaagatcatttttgttgttaatggtATTAGTGCTTAATCTTAATTttagaagagaagaaaattGCGAAATAGTTGAGGCAATCTGTTTATtcgaaatatttgctttattatgaatttattaattctgAAATCAAGACAAACTTTgttctttattaaaaaaaaaaaaacaccaaaaaagtATGTAATCTTATTTGTAGATCACAGTTTTATTGGCTTTCCCAAGTGAAATTGGAAAAATGTTtcccaaaaatcaaaaaaaaaaaatatttttcaaatctCAGTAAGAAATGAgattagaaatttaaattcattctcAACTTTTCTCACACGGAAACTTAATGAAAGCCGCACGAAATTGGAATTATTTCCGATAGAAATGTGTTCCCgagattattttattttatttatttatagcccCATATATTTCAGCGAAATAGGCAACGCGACACTGCAAACCGAAATCGAGGAAAAGCATTTCCAAAACAGTTTTCCGACAATTCCCATTTCAACACTTGAGGGTTTAAATACTTACCTTCAATCGGCCGATCCAAGTGGAATCTGAAAACTGTTCGAAAACGATAACGAATGCTGTTCAACTTACCCTTGGATGTGACTTGAAAGATCACGGTGGCAATGTTGCTGATTAACTTTTTTACAACGCGCACTTTTTGTGGATCATCGAGCACTTCGGCAATGAGAATGCCCTTCAGCTTCTCCTTGATCGTCTCCATGAACACACAGTTGTCCTCATTAAGCAGCAAATCATCGGCCGCATTCGGTTTAATCTTCTCCATGGCCAGGGCCTTGCTTAGCATATTAAGCGCCTTCGGTCCCAAGCTGCCCAAATGATCCTCGAGCGCCGAGAGCATACGCAATACGGTGACCACTGTAATAGGACCCTCGGGCTCTTCCCTCTCCCTATAATAATCATCACGTCCACGATCACGATCGTAATCATCGTGACCGCGTGAACTATGCGATTTATCGCGACTCCGGCTGTACGGCGAACGTGAGTTGCGCCGATGAGATGAACGCGAACGGGAACGCGAGCGTCTCGTGCGTCGTCGCGATGCCATCGGTGATCGTGACCGGGAGCGTCCCCGGCCCAAGCGACGGCCACGTTTTGGTGACTCGGAGCGCGACAAACTGCGTCCATAGGGCGGACGACGATGTGGTCGTGTGGCCGATGGCGCTGACGACGCCTGCTCATCGTCGCTAATGTCAATGATGGCCTCGCTGGACATGCCAGAGCCACCACCGTTGCCGGCACGATTATTTGACGAGCGATAGTTGGGCTTGCGACGCACACCAAGCGTTGCGGCAGCTTGTGTGCCTGTTGTGGTGGCCGCTGCATTGGCGCTCCCATCTTTTGGACTATTCACGCGTATTTTGTAACGTTCCATCAGCAGCTTGGTATTCTCTTCGTCCTCATCGCCTAACTGGAATTTCTCTTGCAGCTCTTTCTTGATCTTATTGGCAGCGATATTGAAGAGTTCAACGCGTCGATCCTTCCAGTAGCTAATCCATTCGGGTTTATAGTCATAGCTATTCGGATCACATTTCTTCTCCTCCTGCAGCTGCTTGTAGCGGCGATTCCAAAACTGTTTCCATTCATCTGAATAGTCGGGATGCTTCTCCGGACTCGATTCATAAGTTTCGGTCACATCGCGCAATTGTTTCAGCTGCGCTTCGAGTACACAACGAAACTTCTCCCATTTGTAGCGCTCTTGGGCAATCTGTGAGGCCTGCATCGACAGCTCCTTGGGTGTGGGCAACACCTTATGGCCACCAGTTGCTGTCACTGCGCTTGCTGCTGGGACAGCTGTTGGCGCCGTTGTTGTCAGCTTCGGTGGCGGCGGGGA
Coding sequences:
- the LOC117577616 gene encoding uncharacterized protein CG7065, which codes for MNYLAGEPVPPGFEDDFGRPADIQKQIESFNDGPLIGTEYVVELHENGQMRPDYFCVLCNTCNDVRSIFIHWTSVTHRTNYLRNHYQKAHDLLQQMRRSSSNSNEQVLNVTTKFMQIVEQQYGRSTQILAIAGGDFRRYRAKICAQVRHKYHYNESYGPDFLKEMRQFISDAKPPIESHSKTLDAISSDDDDVNFSPKPPQQQQQPNAKKPSKKQEEQQPAYRAVNRSPPPPKLTTTAPTAVPAASAVTATGGHKVLPTPKELSMQASQIAQERYKWEKFRCVLEAQLKQLRDVTETYESSPEKHPDYSDEWKQFWNRRYKQLQEEKKCDPNSYDYKPEWISYWKDRRVELFNIAANKIKKELQEKFQLGDEDEENTKLLMERYKIRVNSPKDGSANAAATTTGTQAAATLGVRRKPNYRSSNNRAGNGGGSGMSSEAIIDISDDEQASSAPSATRPHRRPPYGRSLSRSESPKRGRRLGRGRSRSRSPMASRRRTRRSRSRSRSSHRRNSRSPYSRSRDKSHSSRGHDDYDRDRGRDDYYREREEPEGPITVVTVLRMLSALEDHLGSLGPKALNMLSKALAMEKIKPNAADDLLLNEDNCVFMETIKEKLKGILIAEVLDDPQKVRVVKKLISNIATVIFQVTSKDVKETGPQADAGRHGVDLAKKSSRDYQLPYDRQLVSSKLANALIVNGVDDVSVDDMNRLLHFFTLLAKTHHARRQTDRSLNSGLNFSEAVTRLGLNMSLDSEPICNQDNIDLKALIQEVENHFAAKDNSNDQLQQQQQQQQQQQQQQQQQNFVNESSNGMESLTDSDLQTLLQNFKFLSNEEQVHLVSHLRKLEVLEPARVERLRKYVNVAELSSDGESCSDYLSRVVANVRPAAASATAAGGTRKTTANSLDAMRRKSGDQQLGTTTATATTSASKLPMRNFTLDEDDEDDDYEFGDLIKKANDTNANGKKSTLLSGNNSNTNNNNGSNNNNKTSTSGLNQIGGLPSAANALTFKPAASAKISLKDTENIIANLMGTLTNNSSHQANKSQQQQQQQQQQQQRQMPQQSFGSNKRPCFPGDRFYDFDGDQQQPLSPASNPANSYQNMQQQQQQPPGGYSMNNFNAYGQQQMQHPAYGGAAINPWANNGAYNNMSQQQNYMPQQSSYNNNNNSGNNMFGGHH